The Oceanispirochaeta sp. M1 sequence ACGACAATGTAAAATATTATGAAGAGCCTTCTGAGGCTCTCGGATATCTGGAAGAGACCCTGAAAGAGGGGGACCTTTTTGTGACCATGGGTGCCGGAGACAACTGGCAGCTTGGACGAAGCTTATATAAAAAACTGGAGAAGACATCATGATCAGTATGACAGGATACGGCTACAAGGAATTCCTTAACGAGAAGGTCCGCTTCTCTCTGGAAATGAAAACATACAATAACAGGTATATGGATCTTATCCTGAACCTTCCCAATCCTCTCTCTCCTCTGGAAGGGCAGATCCGTTCTATTATCAGCAGTTCCATTAAAAGAGGAAGGGTGGAAGTCTATCTCAGAATGAAGGAACTGGAAGAGGATCTTACCCTTATTGTTGATAAGGCTGCCGTAAAAAGCTATGCAGATACCCTGAGAGGTGTTCAGGAGCTTGCAGGTATATCCGGAGATATCTCTTTAGGTCATATACTTTCCATGGAAGGTGTTATCAAGACTGACAAAAACAGAGACCTGGATTCCATGTTTGAAATCCTGGAGCCCCTGTTTCAGGACGTTCTCGGGCAGATCCACTCCTCCAGAGCCGTGGAAGGTGCAGAAAC is a genomic window containing:
- a CDS encoding YicC/YloC family endoribonuclease, with product MISMTGYGYKEFLNEKVRFSLEMKTYNNRYMDLILNLPNPLSPLEGQIRSIISSSIKRGRVEVYLRMKELEEDLTLIVDKAAVKSYADTLRGVQELAGISGDISLGHILSMEGVIKTDKNRDLDSMFEILEPLFQDVLGQIHSSRAVEGAETEKDIMGQIGFMESCVEQVKEHAPRMQEQITSTLKDKFEEIVEGKADESRILAEIAVQVVRFDINEELQRLTTHLEGFRNIAASSDPVGKKLDFLCQEINREVNTIGSKNTLVEIGRIVVEMKDSLEKVREQLRNVE